One Trichoderma atroviride chromosome 7, complete sequence DNA segment encodes these proteins:
- a CDS encoding uncharacterized protein (EggNog:ENOG41) gives MTVKTRCQRRAPFLHRNWIKGTRALKDSAAMGNIVSSPIHKGSHQIDHERGPPLKRRRVSTPDSFPVEHLIASPQSSESKSALRVEVLKVSHKDSKKVRSYHGQAHPHEVTHTKASCRITISELTPGFRPRVVHCQSQICNLTTYKNPAGPHRVSRIDLPKPFYVPQESILVNRVDDDKFDLADSYDIVVELEAAHGEKWPPLDSTDFGIPPVSPDLSPASSKSWVLSSRFDKIFGRLKGPVSLTAGYSEDEPPFCTDYVMDVDLRWAAGYKALKVLEKGSMPCINAIDPDRDLMDDLFAPSMNRRVNGINGINGHHADEFSIEIDEEGLDGPEGAQTPSRSLRTREKNKVYNLKVLSDQAQGREKKRRARANHLTAGEGRVSYLLPSDQPVCLDYYRCVTCGAYHQTMQQLQAHLQTFHPAYNYVLETTSQGPQFRVSSRCEAMASPLKEYEIKPPVKPFHLETFLVGDQSWVSSRLGSDTIDDVFTFSKDKNPFDRLPSQSPIATQPRFGQRRLGGHENEKILVPDIKQALFDPISRARLIPGQEVPKRILDNTWLIQKHRESTSDFSDVTPAEKEYIWEWDGYILRQSLTSAAYFPRAWLGFVREKASWLVAAEQRLLEFGKHLSLLRVRDMLEDKVIREAFSVINEARARLQRNDNNESIGTQVEEEASPKQSPRATQIRKGTNGCTVCQLPVLGPRMLVCANKLCPHRLYHSDCIREEAVVPVDKKQGWLCNACFASKST, from the exons ATGACGGTGAAAACCAGGTGCCAGCGTCGAGCCCCCTTTCTTCATCGCAACTGGATCAAAGGCACCAGAGCCTTGAAGGACTCTGCAGCTATGGGCAACATAGTATCTTCACCAATTCATAAAGGATCTCATCAAATCGACCATGAAAGGGGCCCGCCGCTGAAACGGCGACGAGTTTCAACGCCCGACTCGTTTCCTGTGGAACATCTCATTGCCTCTCCGCAGTCTTCAGAATCAAAGTCTGCCCTCCGAGTTGAGGTTCTCAAAGTCTCTCACAAGGATTCAAAAAAGGTCAGATCCTATCATGGCCAAGCTCACCCCCACGAGGTTACGCACACCAAAGCTAGCTGCAGGATCACCATCTCTGAACTGACTCCTGGCTTCCGCCCCCGAGTCGTTCACTGCCAGAGCCAGATTTGCAACTTGACAACATATAAAAACCCTGCGGGCCCTCACCGCGTCTCTCGCATTGACTTGCCCAAGCCCTTCTACGTCCCCCAAGAGAGTATCCTGGTCAACCGGGTGGATGATGACAAATTCGACTTGGCAGATTCTTACGACATTGTAGTCGAATTAGAGGCTGCCCACGGCGAAAAATGGCCACCGCTGGACTCGACCGATTTCGGCATTCCGCCAGTGTCTCCTGATCTCTCTCCTGCCTCCAGCAAATCATGGGTCTTGTCGAGCCGCTTTGACAAGATTTTTGGCCGGCTCAAGGGCCCTGTGTCCTTAACTGCGGGATATTCAGAGGATGAACCTCCCTTCTGTACCGATTATGTCATGGACGTTGACCTACGCTGGGCGGCCGGCTACAAAGCATTAAAGGTCTTGGAGAAGGGATCAATGCCCTGCATCAACGCCATTGATCCTGACAGAGATTTGATGGACGACTTGTTCGCTCCATCTATGAACAGAAGggtcaatggcatcaatggcatcaatggTCACCACGCAGATGAGTTTTCCATTGAAATTGACGAAGAGGGCCTAGACGGCCCGGAAGGGGCACAAACTCCCTCGAGGTCCTTGAGAACTCgtgaaaaaaacaaggtgTATAACCTGAAGGTTCTGAGTGACCAAGCTCAgggcagagagaaaaaacgTCGCGCGCGGGCTAATCATCTCACGGCGGGTGAAGGTCGCGTTAGCTATCTCCTACCTTCAGACCAACCCGTCTGCCTAGACTATTACCGCTGCGTGACTTGCGGAGCCTATCACCAAACTATGCAGCAGCTACAGGCACACCTACAGACTTTCCACCCCGCGTATAACTATGTGCTCGAAACTACGAGTCAGGGGCCGCAGTTCCGAGTCTCTAGTCGATGCGAGGCTATGGCTTCTCCCCTCAAGGAGTATGAGATAAAACCTCCCGTTAAACCTTTCCACCTCGAGACATTTCTAGTTGGTGACCAGTCATGGGTCTCATCACGGCTTGGATCGGATACTATTGACGATGTATTCACCTTTTCAAAGGACAAGAATCCCTTTGACAGGCTCCCTTCCCAGTCGCCAATAGCTACACAACCGAGATTTGGGCAACGGCGCTTAGGGGGTCACGAAAACGAAAAGATCCTGGTGCCCGATATCAAACAGGCTCTTTTTGATCCCATCAGCAGAGCGCGATTGATTCCTGGCCAGGAGGTTCCAAAGAGGATACTAGACAACACATGGCTGATTCAAAAGCACCGCGAAAGCACAAGCGATTTTTCAGATGTTACTCCTGCAGAAAAGGAGTATATCTGGGAATGGGACGGCTACATCCTTCGCCAGAGCCTCACATCTGCCGCCTATTTTCCCCGAGCTTGGCTGGGTTTCGTTCGAGAGAAGGCATCCtggcttgttgctgctgaacAGCGTTTATTGGAGTTTGGCAAACATCTCAGCTTGCTTCGAGTTCGCGATATGCTTGAAGACAAAGTCATACGTGAAGCATTTTCCGTCATCAACGAAGCGAGAGCGAGGTTACAACGAAATGACAATAATGAAAGTATTGGCACCCAggttgaggaagaagcaagccCAAAGCAGTCTCCAAGAGCTACTCAAATCCGCAAGGGTACTAATGGCTGTACTGTCTGCCAGCTGCCCGTACTAGGGCCCAGAATGCTGGTCTGCGCAAACAAG CTCTGCCCTCACAGATTATACCACTCAGACTGTATAAGGGAAGAAGCTGTTGTACCTGTTGATAAAAAGCAAGGCTGGCTCTGCAATGCGTGCTTCGCGAGCAAATCGACTTAG
- a CDS encoding uncharacterized protein (EggNog:ENOG41), protein MTVKTRCQRRAPFLHRNWIKGTRALKDSAAMGNIVSSPIHKGSHQIDHERGPPLKRRRVSTPDSFPVEHLIASPQSSESKSALRVEVLKVSHKDSKKVRSYHGQAHPHEVTHTKASCRITISELTPGFRPRVVHCQSQICNLTTYKNPAGPHRVSRIDLPKPFYVPQESILVNRVDDDKFDLADSYDIVVELEAAHGEKWPPLDSTDFGIPPVSPDLSPASSKSWVLSSRFDKIFGRLKGPVSLTAGYSEDEPPFCTDYVMDVDLRWAAGYKALKVLEKGSMPCINAIDPDRDLMDDLFAPSMNRRVNGINGINGHHADEFSIEIDEEGLDGPEGAQTPSRSLRTREKNKVYNLKVLSDQAQGREKKRRARANHLTAGEGRVSYLLPSDQPVCLDYYRCVTCGAYHQTMQQLQAHLQTFHPAYNYVLETTSQGPQFRVSSRCEAMASPLKEYEIKPPVKPFHLETFLVGDQSWVSSRLGSDTIDDVFTFSKDKNPFDRLPSQSPIATQPRFGQRRLGGHENEKILVPDIKQALFDPISRARLIPGQEVPKRILDNTWLIQKHRESTSDFSDVTPAEKEYIWEWDGYILRQSLTSAAYFPRAWLGFVREKASWLVAAEQRLLEFGKHLSLLRVRDMLEDKVIREAFSVINEARARLQRNDNNESIGTQVEEEASPKQSPRATQIRKGTNGCTVCQLPVLGPRMLVCANKVSCFSSFSANICLSSNAYLLEKTIALPSQIIPLRLYKGRSCCTC, encoded by the coding sequence ATGACGGTGAAAACCAGGTGCCAGCGTCGAGCCCCCTTTCTTCATCGCAACTGGATCAAAGGCACCAGAGCCTTGAAGGACTCTGCAGCTATGGGCAACATAGTATCTTCACCAATTCATAAAGGATCTCATCAAATCGACCATGAAAGGGGCCCGCCGCTGAAACGGCGACGAGTTTCAACGCCCGACTCGTTTCCTGTGGAACATCTCATTGCCTCTCCGCAGTCTTCAGAATCAAAGTCTGCCCTCCGAGTTGAGGTTCTCAAAGTCTCTCACAAGGATTCAAAAAAGGTCAGATCCTATCATGGCCAAGCTCACCCCCACGAGGTTACGCACACCAAAGCTAGCTGCAGGATCACCATCTCTGAACTGACTCCTGGCTTCCGCCCCCGAGTCGTTCACTGCCAGAGCCAGATTTGCAACTTGACAACATATAAAAACCCTGCGGGCCCTCACCGCGTCTCTCGCATTGACTTGCCCAAGCCCTTCTACGTCCCCCAAGAGAGTATCCTGGTCAACCGGGTGGATGATGACAAATTCGACTTGGCAGATTCTTACGACATTGTAGTCGAATTAGAGGCTGCCCACGGCGAAAAATGGCCACCGCTGGACTCGACCGATTTCGGCATTCCGCCAGTGTCTCCTGATCTCTCTCCTGCCTCCAGCAAATCATGGGTCTTGTCGAGCCGCTTTGACAAGATTTTTGGCCGGCTCAAGGGCCCTGTGTCCTTAACTGCGGGATATTCAGAGGATGAACCTCCCTTCTGTACCGATTATGTCATGGACGTTGACCTACGCTGGGCGGCCGGCTACAAAGCATTAAAGGTCTTGGAGAAGGGATCAATGCCCTGCATCAACGCCATTGATCCTGACAGAGATTTGATGGACGACTTGTTCGCTCCATCTATGAACAGAAGggtcaatggcatcaatggcatcaatggTCACCACGCAGATGAGTTTTCCATTGAAATTGACGAAGAGGGCCTAGACGGCCCGGAAGGGGCACAAACTCCCTCGAGGTCCTTGAGAACTCgtgaaaaaaacaaggtgTATAACCTGAAGGTTCTGAGTGACCAAGCTCAgggcagagagaaaaaacgTCGCGCGCGGGCTAATCATCTCACGGCGGGTGAAGGTCGCGTTAGCTATCTCCTACCTTCAGACCAACCCGTCTGCCTAGACTATTACCGCTGCGTGACTTGCGGAGCCTATCACCAAACTATGCAGCAGCTACAGGCACACCTACAGACTTTCCACCCCGCGTATAACTATGTGCTCGAAACTACGAGTCAGGGGCCGCAGTTCCGAGTCTCTAGTCGATGCGAGGCTATGGCTTCTCCCCTCAAGGAGTATGAGATAAAACCTCCCGTTAAACCTTTCCACCTCGAGACATTTCTAGTTGGTGACCAGTCATGGGTCTCATCACGGCTTGGATCGGATACTATTGACGATGTATTCACCTTTTCAAAGGACAAGAATCCCTTTGACAGGCTCCCTTCCCAGTCGCCAATAGCTACACAACCGAGATTTGGGCAACGGCGCTTAGGGGGTCACGAAAACGAAAAGATCCTGGTGCCCGATATCAAACAGGCTCTTTTTGATCCCATCAGCAGAGCGCGATTGATTCCTGGCCAGGAGGTTCCAAAGAGGATACTAGACAACACATGGCTGATTCAAAAGCACCGCGAAAGCACAAGCGATTTTTCAGATGTTACTCCTGCAGAAAAGGAGTATATCTGGGAATGGGACGGCTACATCCTTCGCCAGAGCCTCACATCTGCCGCCTATTTTCCCCGAGCTTGGCTGGGTTTCGTTCGAGAGAAGGCATCCtggcttgttgctgctgaacAGCGTTTATTGGAGTTTGGCAAACATCTCAGCTTGCTTCGAGTTCGCGATATGCTTGAAGACAAAGTCATACGTGAAGCATTTTCCGTCATCAACGAAGCGAGAGCGAGGTTACAACGAAATGACAATAATGAAAGTATTGGCACCCAggttgaggaagaagcaagccCAAAGCAGTCTCCAAGAGCTACTCAAATCCGCAAGGGTACTAATGGCTGTACTGTCTGCCAGCTGCCCGTACTAGGGCCCAGAATGCTGGTCTGCGCAAACAAGGTAAGttgtttttcttcattttctgcCAACATTTGTCTGTCCTCGAACGCATACTTATTAGAAAAAACGATAGCTCTGCCCTCACAGATTATACCACTCAGACTGTATAAGGGAAGAAGCTGTTGTACCTGTTGA